One window of Lemur catta isolate mLemCat1 chromosome 3, mLemCat1.pri, whole genome shotgun sequence genomic DNA carries:
- the DFFB gene encoding DNA fragmentation factor subunit beta isoform X3 — MLQKAKSVKMRALRSPRKFGVAGRSCQELLRKGCLRFQLPVRSSWLCLYEDGTELTEDYFPSIPDNAELVLLTSGQTWQGYVSDIGHFLSVFHEPHAEIIQAARQLLSGEQAPLRQKLLADLLQNVSQNIEAETRAEDPPWFEGLESRFQSKSSYLRYSCESRIRGYLRENRKEAHHCPHAGQSRQGTRRKRSRLGVFLQPAFHLREPQARAHRLPQENYPQARLRSRQDLQTPDRAAEEAAGSQVPVMPRTACSGGASCVRGILTGANFFFLFWSLQYFLEKNLKKNISYNSDFHIYLNLFSVPFESPTSRGRL, encoded by the exons ATGCTCCAGAAAGCCAAGAGCGTGAAGATGCGGGCCCTGCGCAGCCCGAGGAAGTTCGGCGTGGCGGGCAGGAGCTGCCAGGAGCTGCTGCGCAAGGGGTGCCTGCGCTTCCAG CTCCCGGTGCGCAGCTCCTGGCTGTGCCTGTACGAGGACGGCACGGAGCTGACTGAAGACTACTTCCCCAGCATCCCCGACAATGCCGAGCTCGTGCTGCTCACCTCGGGCCAGACCTGGCAGGGCT ATGTGAGTGACATTGGTCACTTCCTCAGTGTGTTTCACGAGCCCCACGCGGAGATCATCCAGGCCGCCCGGCAGCTGCTGTCGGGTGAGCAGGCCCCGCTGAGGCAGAAGCTGCTGGCCGACCTCCTGCAAAACGTCAGCCAGAACATAGAGGCTGAGACCCGGGCTGAGGACCCGCCGTGGTTTGAAG GCTTGGAGTCCCGATTTCAGAGCAAGTCTAGCTATTTGAGATACAGCTGTGAGAGCCGGATCCGGGGTTACCTGAGAGAG AATAGAAAAGAAGCGCACCATTGTCCCCACGCTGGCCAAAGCCGTCAAGGGACAAGACGGAAGAGAAGTAGACTGGGAGTATTTTTACAGCCTGCTTTTCACCTCAGAGAACCTCAAGCTCGTGCACATCGCCTGCCACAAGAAAACTACCCACAGGCTCGGCTGCGATCCCGACAGGATCTACAAACCCCGGACAGGGCCGCGGAAGAAGCGGCTGGCTCGCAAGTCCCAGTGATGCCACGCACCGCATGCTCAGGTGGGGCCTCATGTGTGCGCGGAATTTTAACaggtgctaattttttttttcttttttggtcacTCCAGTATTTCctggaaaaaaacttaaaaaaaaatatttcctacaaTTCTGATTTCCATATATATCTCAATCTGTTTTCTGTGCCTTTTGAGAGCCCAACTTCCAGAGGACGGCTTTAG
- the DFFB gene encoding DNA fragmentation factor subunit beta isoform X1 has translation MLQKAKSVKMRALRSPRKFGVAGRSCQELLRKGCLRFQLPVRSSWLCLYEDGTELTEDYFPSIPDNAELVLLTSGQTWQGYVSDIGHFLSVFHEPHAEIIQAARQLLSGEQAPLRQKLLADLLQNVSQNIEAETRAEDPPWFEGLESRFQSKSSYLRYSCESRIRGYLREVNSYASTVGTEAQEEYVRVLDSMCEKLKSVQYNSSYFDRGAKASGRLCTPEGWFSCQGPFDMDSCLSRHSINPYGNRESRVLFSTWNLDHIIEKKRTIVPTLAKAVKGQDGREVDWEYFYSLLFTSENLKLVHIACHKKTTHRLGCDPDRIYKPRTGPRKKRLARKSQ, from the exons ATGCTCCAGAAAGCCAAGAGCGTGAAGATGCGGGCCCTGCGCAGCCCGAGGAAGTTCGGCGTGGCGGGCAGGAGCTGCCAGGAGCTGCTGCGCAAGGGGTGCCTGCGCTTCCAG CTCCCGGTGCGCAGCTCCTGGCTGTGCCTGTACGAGGACGGCACGGAGCTGACTGAAGACTACTTCCCCAGCATCCCCGACAATGCCGAGCTCGTGCTGCTCACCTCGGGCCAGACCTGGCAGGGCT ATGTGAGTGACATTGGTCACTTCCTCAGTGTGTTTCACGAGCCCCACGCGGAGATCATCCAGGCCGCCCGGCAGCTGCTGTCGGGTGAGCAGGCCCCGCTGAGGCAGAAGCTGCTGGCCGACCTCCTGCAAAACGTCAGCCAGAACATAGAGGCTGAGACCCGGGCTGAGGACCCGCCGTGGTTTGAAG GCTTGGAGTCCCGATTTCAGAGCAAGTCTAGCTATTTGAGATACAGCTGTGAGAGCCGGATCCGGGGTTACCTGAGAGAG GTGAACTCCTACGCCTCCACGGTGGGCACGGAGGCTCAAGAGGAGTACGTGCGGGTCCTGGACTCCATGTGTGAGAAGCTCAAGTCCGTGCAGTACAACAGCAGCTACTTCGACAGAGGAGCTAAGGCCAGCGGCCGACTTTGTACACCGGAAGGCTGGTTCTCCTGCCAG GGTCCCTTTGACATGGACAGCTGCTTGTCGAGACACTCCATCAACCCCTACGGCAACAGGGAGAGCAGGGTCCTCTTCAGCACCTGGAACCTGGACCACAT AATAGAAAAGAAGCGCACCATTGTCCCCACGCTGGCCAAAGCCGTCAAGGGACAAGACGGAAGAGAAGTAGACTGGGAGTATTTTTACAGCCTGCTTTTCACCTCAGAGAACCTCAAGCTCGTGCACATCGCCTGCCACAAGAAAACTACCCACAGGCTCGGCTGCGATCCCGACAGGATCTACAAACCCCGGACAGGGCCGCGGAAGAAGCGGCTGGCTCGCAAGTCCCAGTGA
- the DFFB gene encoding DNA fragmentation factor subunit beta isoform X2 — translation MLQKAKSVKMRALRSPRKFGVAGRSCQELLRKGCLRFQLPVRSSWLCLYEDGTELTEDYFPSIPDNAELVLLTSGQTWQGYVSDIGHFLSVFHEPHAEIIQAARQLLSGEQAPLRQKLLADLLQNVSQNIEAETRAEDPPWFEGLESRFQSKSSYLRYSCESRIRGYLREVNSYASTVGTEAQEEYVRVLDSMCEKLKSVQYNSSYFDRGAKASGRLCTPEGWFSCQGPFDMDSCLSRHSINPYGNRESRVLFSTWNLDHIVLSNVHKPSFEKCHSRAPAPGSAGQTWPRARPPVGDGISRRLGRVAPRAPETAPGAAPSLAPAL, via the exons ATGCTCCAGAAAGCCAAGAGCGTGAAGATGCGGGCCCTGCGCAGCCCGAGGAAGTTCGGCGTGGCGGGCAGGAGCTGCCAGGAGCTGCTGCGCAAGGGGTGCCTGCGCTTCCAG CTCCCGGTGCGCAGCTCCTGGCTGTGCCTGTACGAGGACGGCACGGAGCTGACTGAAGACTACTTCCCCAGCATCCCCGACAATGCCGAGCTCGTGCTGCTCACCTCGGGCCAGACCTGGCAGGGCT ATGTGAGTGACATTGGTCACTTCCTCAGTGTGTTTCACGAGCCCCACGCGGAGATCATCCAGGCCGCCCGGCAGCTGCTGTCGGGTGAGCAGGCCCCGCTGAGGCAGAAGCTGCTGGCCGACCTCCTGCAAAACGTCAGCCAGAACATAGAGGCTGAGACCCGGGCTGAGGACCCGCCGTGGTTTGAAG GCTTGGAGTCCCGATTTCAGAGCAAGTCTAGCTATTTGAGATACAGCTGTGAGAGCCGGATCCGGGGTTACCTGAGAGAG GTGAACTCCTACGCCTCCACGGTGGGCACGGAGGCTCAAGAGGAGTACGTGCGGGTCCTGGACTCCATGTGTGAGAAGCTCAAGTCCGTGCAGTACAACAGCAGCTACTTCGACAGAGGAGCTAAGGCCAGCGGCCGACTTTGTACACCGGAAGGCTGGTTCTCCTGCCAG GGTCCCTTTGACATGGACAGCTGCTTGTCGAGACACTCCATCAACCCCTACGGCAACAGGGAGAGCAGGGTCCTCTTCAGCACCTGGAACCTGGACCACAT TGTTTTGAGCAACGTCCACAAACCAAGCTTTGAAAAGTGCCACAGCAGAGCTCCTGCACCAGGCTCTGCCGGACAGACCTGGCCCCGGGCACGGCCGCCTGTTGGTGACGGCATTAGCAGGCGTCTGGGGAGAGTCGCGCCCAGGGCTCCGGAGACAGCCCCCGGAGCTGCTCCTTCCCTGGCCCCGGCTCTTTAG